The Mytilus edulis chromosome 12, xbMytEdul2.2, whole genome shotgun sequence genome contains a region encoding:
- the LOC139498764 gene encoding dentin sialophosphoprotein-like: protein MYGLMGLISLVIVLIIIIVGIKTSNHVSSNKRKKEDVKEHAVVVNKRSYSVQITELQSPLEDIIEDSETSNEQLSDGRNSGNGRVLEVQTSFKNDKLNKRLTTFKRGSHQSKPELGNITTGKADETSDYDDSINNICHTKTQTEQSVLNSNTKNIESHHMEHIPCINSRSEHEDNYHPTKDFKEQYQPNKPTITIHQDSKTETENKICPELALQVDFDDIKDSEEFSNPASLITNQLSGDNNDIEDSQDVSNSSRRQIDYTDELTGDYDDIEDLEDASHATRRQNQFTDEVAGDYDDIKDSKDVTDSSRGPLVFTNDFTGGDYDDITDSKDVTDSSRGPLVFTNDFTGGDYDDITDSKDVTDSSRGPLVFTNDFTGGDYDDIDTSEEMSAPFQCTHVFTSERIPDYDEIDERIDAVTPNEEKHIFTKKLSLKGIYDGIDETTHEMIPANNLSKFTFTEENDSKSSISQFDDYDEIEDSSDTMYTTTDPYIGMSHGSSATKEQYMDMSQGIRATQLSNSDGSSTTNTNSNHSPLGKRTNEPIYAISSKKSMKIKSKESSLVPETLLKSENIATTNIYSNSSSPSITNEPIYAISTKKSMKIKSKEDNLVPETISNIQNMTTTNSKSHNPSSSISNEPIYAISTKSSMKIKSKEPDLVTEPIYAISSKTSSEM, encoded by the coding sequence tAATCATGTTAGTAGCAACAAGCGGAAAAAGGAAGATGTGAAAGAGCATGCTGTTGTTGTAAACAAACGTTCATATTCTGTACAAATTACCGAATTGCAATCCCCATTGGAAGACATAATAGAAGACAGCGAAACAAGCAATGAACAATTAAGTGATGGAAGAAACAGCGGAAACGGAAGGGTGTTGGAAGTGCAGACATCTTTCAAAAACGATAAATTAAATAAACGTCTTACAACTTTCAAAAGAGGCAGTCACCAATCAAAACCAGAACTCGGAAACATTACTACTGGAAAAGCTGACGAAACAAGTGATTATGATGACTCAATAAACAATATTTGTCATACTAAAACACAAACGGAACAATCAGTACTTAACTCGAACACTAAGAATATTGAATCACATCACATGGAGCATATTCCCTGTATCAACAGTAGATCTGAACACGAAGACAATTATCATCCTACTAAGGACTTCAAAGAGCAATATCAACCTAACAAGCCTACAATAACCATACATCAGGATAgtaaaacagaaacagaaaacaAGATATGTCCCGAGTTGGCTTTACAAGTTGATTTTGATGATATTAAAGACTCAGAGGAGTTTTCAAATCCTGCTAGTCTTATCACAAATCAATTATCTGGTGATAACAACGATATAGAAGATTCTCAAGATGTGTCAAATTCTTCTCGAAGACAAATTGACTATACAGATGAATTAACTGGTGATTACGATGACATTGAAGATCTCGAAGATGCGTCACATGCTACCCGAAGACAAAATCAATTTACAGATGAAGTAGCCGGTGATTATGATGATATCAAGGATTCTAAAGATGTGACAGATTCCTCCCGAGGACCACTCGTCTTTACAAATGATTTTACTGGGGGTGATTATGATGATATCACGGATTCTAAAGATGTGACAGATTCCTCACGAGGACCACTCGTCTTTACAAATGATTTTACTGGGGGTGATTATGATGATATCACGGATTCTAAAGATGTGACAGATTCCTCACGAGGACCACTCGTCTTTACAAATGATTTTACTGGGGGTGATTATGATGATATTGATACTTCAGAAGAAATGTCAGCTCCTTTCCAGTGTACGCATGTCTTCACAAGTGAGCGTATCCCAGATTATGATGAAATTGATGAAAGGATAGACGCAGTAACTCCTAATGAGGAGAAACATATTTTTACTAAGAAACTATCGCTAAAAGGCATATATGATGGCATTGACGAAACAACTCACGAAATGATCCCTGCTAACAATCTGTCCAAGTTTACCTTTACCGAGGAGAATGATAGCAAATCGTCTATTAGTCAGTTTGATGACTATGATGAAATTGAAGATTCCAGTGATACAATGTATACAACAACAGATCCATACATTGGCATGTCCCACGGTAGCAGTGCGACTAAAGAACAATACATGGACATGTCTCAAGGGATCCGTGCGACACAATTATCGAACAGTGATGGTAGCAGTACAACGAATACAAATTCAAATCACTCGCCGTTGGGAAAACGAACCAATGAACCAATATATGCTATATCATCGAAAAAGTCAATGAAAATCAAGTCGAAAGAATCAAGTTTAGTACCTGAAACATTATTGAAAAGTGAAAATATCGCTACAACGAACATATATTCAAATAGTTCGTCACCAAGCATAACCAATGAACCCATATACGCTATATCAACGAAAAAGTCAATGAAAATCAAGTCAAAAGAAGATAATCTAGTACCTGAAACAATATCGAACATTCAAAATATGACTACAACGAACTCAAAGTCACATAACCCATCGTCAAGCATAAGCAATGAACCGATTTATGCTATATCAACGAAAAGTTCAATGAAGATCAAATCAAAAGAACCTGACTTAGTAACTGAACCAATCTATGCAATTTCATCGAAAACGTCAAGTGAAATGTAA
- the LOC139498777 gene encoding uncharacterized protein, translated as MADGNFSDNNKFLQQNCRDSWPLWTCTLGNVSGMCSTTLWFIVLLPQVWKNFRRKSVRGLSVLWATSNFTASLINLFFVFIYAKIPIYGQISSVYCPILEFALLVQFLIYGKYQKMLKIIYPAVCVVTWSAIIAVELLFKVENFIEYVAIVLWCIETFPQVLLNMRLQSTSGQATGSVVIAMVGKTTDFLANNILVMPIQYVIMCYFSSSVAYVNGFQVAWYYGNEAPPKELDQTRTKESSYQTKERNVVGSEMTSSYSMNNDFPSAVSSSQTKLTTNIPDGLRNAKIIFVVRWVSMVIISCLLLMCVIGFTLNVESFLGLLGPTAIGLVLIMAHVYFTYFKRSHYALS; from the exons ATGGCAGATGGGAATTTTAGTGACAATAACAAATTCCTACAGCAAAACTGTCGAGACAGTTGGCCTCTTTGGACATGCACGCTTGGCAATGTAAGCGGCATGTGTAGCACCACGCTGTGGTTCATTGTTCTACTTCCGCAAGTATGGAAGAACTTCCGCCGGAAGTCAGTAAGAGGACTCAGTGTACTATGGGCAACATCGAATTTTACGGCATCGTTGATAAACTTATTCTTCGTATTCATATATGCCAAAATACCAATTTATGGTCAAATAAGTTCGGTGTATTGTCCTATTTTAGAATTTGCACTTCTCGTGCAATTTTTGATTTATGGAAAGTACCAAAAGATGCTGAAAATAATTTACCCTGCTGTGTGTGTTGTCACGTGGTCGGCTATTATTGCTGTTGAACTGCTATTCAAGGTGGAGAATTTCATAGAATATGTGGCAATTGTATTATGGTGCATAGAAACCTTTCCACAG GTGTTACTGAACATGAGGCTACAGTCAACCAGTGGTCAAGCGACCGGTTCAGTTGTTATAGCTATGGTAGGAAAGACGACCGACTTTCTCGCCAACAACATCCTTGTCATGCCTATTCAGTATGTCATCATGTGCTATTTTTCAAGCAGTGTAGCATACGTCAACGGTTTCCAAGTAGCTTGGTACTATGGGAACGAGGCTCCTCCTAAAGAATTGGACCAGACAAGAACAAAAGAGTCCAGTTATCAAACCAAGGAAAGGAATGTGGTTGGTAGTGAAATGACGTCATCATATTCAATGAACAATGATTTTCCCTCAGCGGTATCTTCATCCCAAACAAAATTGACAACTAATATTCCGGACGGGCTTAGAAACGCAAAGATCATTTTTGTTGTTAGATGGGTTTCTATGGTAATAATAAGCTGTCTACTGCTGATGTGCGTGATAGGGTTCACCCTGAATGTAGAATCCTTTCTTGGATTGCTAGGACCAACGGCAATAGGACTTGTTCTTATTATGGCTCATGTGTATTTCACCTACTTTAAAAGGTCACATTATGCGCTGTCTTGA
- the LOC139497201 gene encoding neurotensin receptor type 1-like: MLLQLLNTQYFSETETSANCTPMKQPEKSRTNEIGRSIYAYATPVILLVGILGNSLSLTVFLARKMRNLSASSYLAALSISDMLVLIFYVTVEWLKRGLVYLIPNINLQFLDKDGACQTLLYIAYALRFFSSWLVTAFTIERYIGVCHPLHRRYICSLSGSRRIIFGIMIASCIIVIYKPVLSGVYLSHDGIHYCTGSKDHDFLSFVLDSIFALLITVVPFVIISVFNVMIMRKLCLRKSQFRVFGRKHVNRRDNRSITSQSTSDESLIRLEFTLILFTVSFCYIACNGPYFIVWFRNFLHSKHLSTHVHLQYSNNGVEYWQGILYITKTIFYMNYCINFFLYSITGRHFRREVKSLLTCGHKKTSFRYSQSTATCSKTCSWV; this comes from the coding sequence ATGTTACTTCAGCTTCTGAACACTCAGTATTTCTCCGAAACCGAAACATCTGCAAATTGTACACCAATGAAACAACCAGAAAAATCACGAACTAATGAGATCGGACGATCCATCTACGCGTATGCAACACCTGTGATACTGCTCGTTGGTATTCTCGGAAACTCATTGTCGTTAACAGTATTTTTAGCAAGAAAAATGAGGAATCTGTCAGCAAGTTCATATTTAGCAGCATTGTCAATTTCAGATATGTTGGTTTTAATCTTTTATGTGACGGTAGAATGGTTAAAACGAGGCCTTGTTTATCTCATTCCGAATATTAATTTACAATTTCTGGATAAGGATGGTGCATGCCAGACGTTACTTTACATAGCTTATGCTTTACGTTTCTTCTCGTCCTGGCTTGTGACAGCTTTCACTATTGAACGATATATTGGAGTATGTCATCCTCTTCACAGACGATATATATGTTCATTATCTGGATCAAGGCGGATTATATTTGGTATCATGATAGCGAGTTGCATAATAGTTATATATAAACCAGTTCTAAGTGGAGTTTATTTGAGTCATGATGGTATTCATTATTGTACCGGAAGTAAGGATCACGACTTCCTGTCATTTGTCTTGGATAGCATATTTGCGCTTTTGATTACAGTAGTTCCGTTTGTTATTATATCAGTATTTAATGTTATGATAATGCGAAAACTTTGTTTACGAAAATCACAATTTCGTGTATTCGGCAGAAAGCACGTGAACAGACGTGATAATCGATCGATCACATCTCAATCAACATCAGACGAGAGTTTGATAAGACTTGAGTTTACTCTTATATTGTTTACAGTTTCGTTTTGCTATATAGCATGCAATGGACCGTACTTTATTGTTTGGTTTAGGAATTTTCTACATAGTAAACATTTATCAACACATGTACATTTACAATATTCAAACAATGGCGTGGAGTATTGGCAGGGAATTTTGTATATAACCAAaactatattttatatgaattactGTATTAACTTTTTTCTCTACAGTATCACAGGGAGGCATTTTAGACGTGAAGTCAAATCGTTGTTAACATGTGGACATAAAAAGACGTCATTTAGATATTCCCAATCAACTGCAACATGTTCAAAAACGTGTTCATGGGTTTAA